From bacterium, one genomic window encodes:
- the tkt gene encoding transketolase has translation MSKPFDQADQLAVDTIRMLAVDATRQASSGHPGMPMGMAPAAHVLWTRHLKHSPANSLWVDRDRFVLSAGHGSMLIYALLHLHGYKVTLDDLKQFRQWGSKTPGHPEFGHTDGVETTTGPLGQGIATAVGFAMGEAIMAARFGKDLVDHRTWVIASDGDVQEGVSHEASSLAGHLKLGKLKVIYDDNHISIEGDTKLAFTEDVLKRYEAYGWHTLRVDDANDLEALDKAMTAAEAETSRPSIIAVRSHIGFGSPLQDNSKVHGSPLSPDDIKKTKDFFKWPQEPTFHVPEEAKKRCLESVEKGKKLEAEWNARGKDRIKSDPEGFKQFTLSLAKDLPPDLEKKLPVFPADEKGLATRQASSKVLNAIAKEVPFFFGGSADLAESNLTLIEGGGDFEAGQYKNRIFHFGIREHGMAACLNGMALHGGVIPFGGTFLMFNDYMKPAYRLAHLMGVQSIFVFTHDSIGQGEDGPTHQPVETLAAMRATPNGCVIRPADANESAYAWLAALHRKNAPTALVFSRQALPTFDRSKLAPASGTLKGAYVLSEAKGGKPQVILMGTGSEVQLCVKAQELLEKEGIAARVVSFPSWELFAAQSDSYKEEVLPSSVKARVAVEAATSFGWHRWTGDKGRFVTLERFGASAPGGVALKNLGFTAEKVVEAAKDSIKNL, from the coding sequence ATGTCCAAGCCCTTCGACCAAGCCGACCAACTCGCCGTCGACACCATCCGGATGCTCGCCGTGGACGCCACCCGCCAGGCCAGCTCCGGCCACCCGGGTATGCCCATGGGCATGGCCCCCGCCGCCCACGTGCTCTGGACCCGCCACCTGAAGCACTCCCCCGCCAATTCCCTTTGGGTGGACCGGGACCGTTTCGTGCTTTCGGCCGGCCACGGCTCCATGCTCATCTACGCCCTTTTGCACTTGCACGGGTACAAAGTGACCCTGGACGACCTGAAACAATTCCGCCAATGGGGCAGCAAGACCCCGGGTCACCCCGAATTCGGCCACACCGACGGGGTCGAGACCACCACGGGACCGCTGGGCCAGGGTATCGCCACCGCCGTCGGGTTCGCCATGGGCGAGGCCATCATGGCCGCCCGCTTCGGCAAGGACCTGGTGGACCACCGCACCTGGGTCATCGCCTCCGATGGCGACGTGCAGGAAGGCGTTTCCCACGAGGCCTCTTCCCTGGCCGGCCATTTGAAGCTCGGCAAGCTCAAGGTGATCTACGACGACAACCATATCTCCATCGAAGGCGACACCAAGCTGGCCTTCACCGAGGACGTGCTCAAGCGCTATGAGGCCTACGGATGGCATACCCTGCGCGTGGACGATGCCAACGACCTAGAGGCGCTCGATAAGGCCATGACCGCCGCCGAGGCCGAGACTTCCCGCCCGTCGATCATCGCCGTCCGCTCCCACATCGGCTTTGGTAGCCCCTTGCAGGACAACTCCAAGGTGCACGGGTCGCCCCTGTCGCCCGACGACATCAAGAAGACCAAGGATTTCTTCAAGTGGCCCCAGGAACCCACCTTCCACGTGCCGGAGGAGGCCAAGAAGCGCTGCCTCGAATCGGTGGAGAAGGGCAAAAAGCTGGAGGCCGAATGGAACGCCCGCGGCAAGGACCGGATCAAGTCCGACCCCGAAGGTTTCAAGCAATTCACCCTGTCCCTGGCCAAGGACCTGCCGCCCGACCTGGAGAAAAAGCTGCCCGTCTTCCCCGCCGACGAGAAGGGACTGGCCACCCGTCAGGCCTCGAGCAAGGTCCTCAATGCCATCGCCAAGGAAGTGCCCTTCTTCTTCGGGGGCTCCGCCGACCTGGCCGAATCCAACCTTACCCTCATCGAGGGTGGCGGCGATTTCGAGGCGGGCCAATACAAGAACCGCATCTTCCACTTCGGCATCCGCGAGCACGGCATGGCCGCTTGCCTGAACGGCATGGCCCTGCACGGCGGTGTCATCCCCTTCGGCGGCACCTTCCTGATGTTCAACGACTATATGAAGCCCGCCTACCGCCTAGCCCACCTGATGGGCGTGCAATCCATCTTCGTCTTCACCCATGATTCGATCGGCCAAGGCGAGGACGGGCCGACCCACCAACCCGTGGAGACCCTGGCCGCCATGCGGGCTACGCCCAACGGCTGTGTGATCCGCCCCGCCGACGCCAACGAAAGCGCCTATGCCTGGCTGGCGGCGCTCCACCGCAAGAATGCGCCGACCGCCCTGGTCTTCTCCCGGCAGGCCTTGCCGACCTTCGATCGTTCCAAGCTGGCCCCGGCCTCGGGCACCCTCAAGGGCGCCTATGTGCTCTCGGAAGCCAAGGGTGGAAAACCCCAAGTGATCCTCATGGGCACTGGCTCCGAGGTTCAACTTTGCGTGAAGGCCCAGGAACTATTGGAAAAGGAAGGGATCGCCGCCCGCGTGGTGAGCTTCCCCTCCTGGGAACTCTTCGCCGCCCAATCGGATTCTTATAAAGAAGAAGTCCTGCCCTCCTCCGTTAAGGCCCGTGTGGCCGTGGAAGCAGCGACCAGTTTCGGCTGGCACCGCTGGACCGGGGACAAAGGCCGCTTCGTGACCCTGGAGCGCTTCGGCGCCAGCGCCCCCGGCGGCGTGGCCCTAAAGAACCTGGGTTTCACCGCGGAAAAAGTGGTCGAAGCGGCGAAGGACTCAATAAAGAACCTATAA
- a CDS encoding pyrimidine dimer DNA glycosylase/endonuclease V → MRLWSLHPRYLDTKGLLAVWREGLLAQKVLEGKTKGYKNHPQLARFKTQKDPRKAIGNYLLEVWKEAETRGYSFARHKVRRAGKMNLIPVTRGQIKYEWEHLRKKLRKRDPVRLQSMTRIPRLHPSFRSVVGPVEDWEKR, encoded by the coding sequence TTGAGGCTTTGGTCCCTTCATCCTCGATATCTGGACACAAAAGGCCTCTTGGCCGTCTGGCGGGAAGGTCTTCTTGCCCAAAAGGTTTTGGAGGGAAAGACCAAAGGTTATAAGAACCATCCCCAACTCGCCCGCTTCAAGACTCAGAAGGATCCTCGTAAAGCCATCGGCAACTATTTATTGGAAGTTTGGAAAGAAGCGGAGACGCGCGGGTATTCCTTCGCGCGACATAAGGTGCGAAGAGCGGGAAAGATGAACCTTATCCCTGTGACCCGGGGGCAGATAAAGTATGAATGGGAGCACTTGCGGAAAAAACTGCGGAAAAGAGACCCCGTGAGGCTCCAGTCGATGACGAGAATCCCAAGGCTCCATCCGTCGTTCCGTTCGGTGGTCGGACCGGTCGAGGATTGGGAAAAACGGTAG
- the pgl gene encoding 6-phosphogluconolactonase, giving the protein MAKKPVKKKKTPVRSVRKAVKKAASPQASTKPKKIGFFPEVKLFPDAATLVQEAAPLFMQASRDAVNARGRFVAALSGGTTPKGLFQQLTEEPYRSLIPWDKCFFFWVDERHVPFDHPDSNYRMTQEFLLSKVPTPKENIFPMTNGALPVDKAANSYEIKMRKFFGSGSVPRFDLSLMGMGDDGHTASLFPRVEQLNEMEKWVVGYYVDDAKKDRVSLTFPVLNASRELLVLVSGDKKAKMLKEVLEGPKDPPRYPIQYLRPTDGKLVFMMDAPAAALLKK; this is encoded by the coding sequence ATGGCCAAGAAGCCCGTAAAAAAGAAGAAGACGCCCGTTCGTAGCGTCAGGAAGGCCGTGAAAAAAGCGGCTTCTCCCCAAGCCTCCACTAAACCCAAAAAGATCGGATTTTTTCCTGAAGTGAAGCTTTTTCCGGACGCGGCCACCTTGGTGCAGGAAGCGGCTCCGCTCTTCATGCAGGCCTCCCGCGACGCCGTGAACGCCCGGGGCCGTTTCGTAGCCGCCCTTTCCGGCGGCACCACCCCCAAAGGCCTGTTCCAGCAATTGACCGAGGAGCCCTACCGCAGCCTCATCCCCTGGGACAAGTGCTTCTTCTTCTGGGTCGATGAGCGCCACGTGCCCTTCGACCACCCGGACAGCAACTACCGCATGACCCAGGAATTCCTCCTGTCCAAGGTTCCCACCCCGAAAGAGAACATCTTCCCCATGACCAACGGGGCCTTGCCGGTCGATAAGGCGGCCAATTCCTACGAGATCAAGATGCGCAAGTTCTTCGGGAGCGGATCCGTGCCGCGTTTCGACCTGTCCCTCATGGGGATGGGGGATGACGGGCATACCGCCAGCTTGTTCCCAAGGGTGGAGCAGTTGAACGAGATGGAAAAATGGGTGGTGGGCTATTACGTGGATGACGCCAAGAAGGACCGGGTCTCGCTGACCTTCCCGGTCTTGAACGCCTCGCGGGAACTGCTGGTCTTGGTCTCGGGGGACAAGAAAGCCAAAATGCTCAAGGAAGTACTGGAAGGTCCCAAGGATCCGCCTCGCTACCCGATCCAATACCTCAGGCCCACCGACGGAAAACTGGTCTTTATGATGGATGCTCCGGCCGCGGCCCTTCTTAAGAAATAA